A single genomic interval of Lewinellaceae bacterium harbors:
- a CDS encoding gluconate 2-dehydrogenase subunit 3 family protein: MDRRTLLRSIAIITGATVVGGEWLISGCKNPQAKTGLFSSQDVLLMDEIADTILPDTDIPGAKAAGVGPFMALMVEDCYNEKQQNAFSQGLTTLEEQCRKSTGKTFMAGDPAEREKFLVSLDQEAKAAQADGGFHYFTMIKQLVLFGYFTSEIGATQGLRYVQVPGRYDGCIPYTKGEKAWAL, translated from the coding sequence ATGGATCGAAGAACTCTATTACGCTCGATAGCCATCATCACCGGTGCAACTGTAGTGGGTGGTGAATGGTTAATCAGCGGATGTAAAAACCCGCAAGCGAAAACAGGATTGTTTTCATCCCAGGATGTCTTATTGATGGATGAAATTGCCGACACGATCTTGCCGGACACCGATATTCCGGGGGCTAAGGCGGCCGGGGTTGGTCCGTTTATGGCGTTGATGGTGGAAGATTGTTACAACGAAAAGCAGCAGAATGCATTTAGCCAGGGCCTGACTACCCTGGAAGAGCAATGCCGGAAATCCACCGGCAAGACCTTCATGGCCGGGGATCCGGCAGAGCGTGAAAAATTCCTCGTCTCCCTGGACCAGGAAGCGAAAGCTGCCCAGGCCGATGGCGGTTTTCATTACTTCACCATGATCAAGCAGCTCGTCCTGTTTGGATATTTTACATCGGAGATTGGAGCTACCCAGGGACTGCGATATGTCCAGGTGCCCGGCCGTTATGATGGATGTATTCCCTATACGAAAGGCGAGAAGGCGTGGGCATTGTGA
- a CDS encoding GMC family oxidoreductase — MDQSPVNVNASGTASNTYDAIVIGSGISGGWAAKELCDQGLKTLVLERGRNVEHLIDYPTAMQGPWEFKHHLRMPREVLEANPVVARCYAFNDATQHFFVKDQEHPYIQEKPFDWIRGYQVGGKSLLWARQTQRWSRFEFEGPARDGIYEWPIGYDDLAPWYSHVERFAGISGNYDGLETLPDGEFLPPWEMNCVETEIQSRIMTKFADRHVIQGRCAHLTEPQEIHLQQGRTKCNARSLCERGCPFGAYFSSNSTTIPWAKRTGNLTLRPDSVVHSIIYDDNLGRATGVRVVDAHTREMTEFYARVLFVNAATLNTNLLLLNSTSQRFPQGLGNDHGLLGKYILFHNYRGLVNGDYDGPEDKYYYGRRPTQPMLPNFRNVYKQEMDFQRGYMSFYGAGRGQADGSDTSGIGAGFKAAIAEPGPWFVSMMIQGETIPKITNEVRLSPDQKDAWGMPLLVTNVDYDDNDRMMTEDFITQASEMLETGGCRNISSWNSQQAPGLDIHEMGGVRMGKDPKTSLLNEWNQFHNCPNVFVTDGACMPTTGCQNPSLTFMALTARAANYAAEQLRKGEL; from the coding sequence ATGGATCAATCTCCGGTTAACGTCAATGCTTCAGGAACTGCCTCCAACACCTACGATGCCATCGTTATTGGTTCCGGCATCAGCGGTGGCTGGGCAGCCAAGGAATTGTGTGATCAGGGCCTGAAGACACTGGTACTCGAGCGGGGGCGCAATGTGGAACACCTGATAGATTATCCGACCGCGATGCAGGGACCCTGGGAATTCAAACACCATCTCCGGATGCCAAGGGAGGTCCTGGAGGCCAACCCGGTGGTCGCCCGCTGCTATGCATTTAACGATGCCACACAGCATTTCTTCGTAAAAGATCAGGAACACCCTTACATCCAGGAAAAACCATTTGACTGGATCCGGGGCTATCAGGTGGGAGGTAAGAGCTTGTTGTGGGCCCGGCAGACGCAGCGGTGGAGCCGCTTTGAATTTGAAGGCCCGGCACGCGATGGCATTTACGAATGGCCCATTGGTTACGATGATCTGGCTCCCTGGTACAGTCATGTGGAGCGATTTGCCGGGATAAGCGGTAATTACGACGGTTTGGAAACCCTGCCCGATGGTGAATTCCTTCCTCCCTGGGAGATGAATTGTGTGGAGACAGAGATCCAGAGCCGCATCATGACCAAGTTTGCGGACCGGCACGTCATTCAGGGCCGGTGTGCGCATCTCACCGAACCTCAGGAGATCCACCTGCAGCAGGGGCGCACGAAGTGCAATGCCCGCTCACTGTGCGAACGGGGATGCCCTTTTGGCGCTTATTTTAGCTCCAATTCCACGACCATTCCCTGGGCGAAACGAACCGGCAACCTGACCTTGCGGCCGGATAGCGTGGTCCATTCCATCATTTACGACGACAACCTGGGAAGAGCAACGGGTGTACGCGTGGTCGATGCCCATACGCGGGAGATGACTGAATTCTACGCTCGCGTCCTGTTCGTCAATGCGGCTACCCTGAATACCAACCTGCTATTGCTGAACTCGACCTCTCAACGCTTTCCACAGGGCCTGGGCAATGATCATGGTTTATTGGGTAAATACATCCTGTTTCACAACTACCGCGGACTGGTCAATGGGGATTACGATGGGCCAGAGGACAAATATTATTATGGCCGCCGGCCTACCCAGCCGATGCTGCCAAATTTCCGCAATGTGTATAAGCAGGAGATGGACTTCCAGCGCGGTTACATGTCCTTTTATGGCGCTGGCAGAGGCCAGGCTGATGGGAGTGACACATCCGGAATCGGCGCCGGATTTAAAGCGGCTATCGCTGAACCGGGACCGTGGTTCGTCTCGATGATGATCCAGGGGGAGACCATTCCCAAGATCACCAATGAAGTACGCCTCAGCCCTGATCAAAAAGATGCCTGGGGTATGCCCTTACTGGTGACCAATGTGGACTACGACGACAACGACCGGATGATGACCGAAGACTTTATCACCCAGGCATCCGAAATGCTGGAGACTGGGGGTTGCAGAAATATATCTTCCTGGAATTCCCAGCAGGCCCCCGGGCTGGATATTCACGAGATGGGCGGGGTACGGATGGGAAAGGATCCGAAGACCTCGCTGCTGAATGAATGGAACCAGTTTCACAACTGTCCCAATGTATTTGTCACCGATGGAGCCTGCATGCCGACCACCGGCTGCCAGAATCCCTCACTGACGTTTATGGCCCTGACGGCCAGGGCGGCTAACTATGCGGCAGAACAGTTGAGGAAGGGGGAGCTGTAG